In the Paenibacillus sp. FSL R7-0337 genome, AAGTCTCTTCATAGGCAAGTCTCTGTTATAAACTGAACTTTATCTATTCACATCTTAAAAAAGCCGGAACTTCCGATATCGGAAATTCCGGCTTATTCTCTCTGTATATTACTTCGCGGAGACCAGTGCTAAGTAGCTAACCGGACCAGTGGACAGCTTGATTTTGGTTTTGCCGTCATTGCTGTACCGGTATAGACAGTCGTTATCCAGACCGTTGATATAATACAAGCCGGGAATATTGTCTGTAATTACAGAGTAATCGGATTCTACACCGCTCAATTTAGTCAAGGATAAATCGGCATTCAGCAAGTAAGCATCGGCTGCGGTGAACAATACGGTGGTAAGCGCCGATCCGTTTCTAACCGTTCGGATATCTTGAATATTCGACAACGGCAGCGGCTTGGAGGAGATAATTTTGCCGTTAGCCAGCGTGCTGATGTAGGCTTTGCCTTTGGAATCTGCATAGACCAGCTTATTCGTGGCAATCTCGCTGATGCTGATCACACTGTTCTGGCTTAGCTGCAGGATCTTCCCGTTCTTATCCATCAGGAAGCCTTTGCCGGTATTATAGTCCAGCTCATCGCCGGTGGCGTCTACTTTAATGCCTTTGTTGAACAGAAAATAATGGTCGGACCAGGTACCGGCAATAGCGGCGTTGGATTCCAACGGATTATTGGGATTGGCTGCTTTGGGAGCTCCACCGCTTAGGGGGAGGGTATAGAGCAACATGGAGTTCAAAGAATACTCGGTTTCGGTGGGCTTGTTGTCAATCATAAGGTTAATAGTTGTAGCGTATGGATGATAAAATTTGCTCTTCTGTATAGCTCCACTGGCAATCCACTGAATGACCCCGCTCCCGTCGCGGGACCTCGAAGCAACCCAGGTAGTGTTGTTCTTCAGTGCATTATAGTAGATCCGCCCGCTTAAGACGTCGAAGGTCCGGAAATTCACATCGGCATTGTCTGCTATCAGGGTAAGCTGTGAATCATCGTCAGCGTCGGCCAAGGTACGGTAGATGTGGCCTGTATCATCAAGGAAGTACAGATAGGGACCGTCGAACAGGTAAAAGAGGATGTTCCGGTCCCCGAGGAAGTTAGTAATTAAAGCATCAGGATCGCTGAGGGACAGACGCTGTATCCCCATAGCGCCATCATAGTAAAAATACAGATATTTGCCGGTCGAGTCTAATCCGTTGCCGTCATAGTTCTCTGCGATCTTCTGTGTCTCACTTCCATCTGTCGTTACACGATATAGAACATCGTTAGAGACATAGTACACATATGATTTCGTAGAAGCAGCCGCTGCTGCCGTGTGTGACTGTCTGCCTCCCCCAACTGTACCGAGTGACGCCAGTAGCAGTACAAGCAGAAGGACGCCTGTTTTTCTGGATAGTAAGTGTAAAGCCTTCATAGTAATTCTCTCCTTCAGCCAATGTGATAAACATACGAACAAATACTGTTCTAATAAGATATCGGAGGAATCGGCAGTTTCAAATATACAGCTTAAGCCCTAAAAGGCTTGCACGAAAGAGAAAATGAACCGTTGCACTGGGACTCATGGTCCGGGTGCATCAATGCGATAAGCAATAGATCAGGATGGCTTGCTGAACATAGATCAGACTTTTCTTGAACCCGAATCCGGCAAAATAAGGCGAAGCAATCACCTCTTCACTGACCTCCTCATTGCGGAAGAAGGGAGGACAGGGGTTCAGGAGCGCCCCGGGTCTTGTCTGCTTCATCCGGTCCAGTGTAATCTGATAAGTGCTGATATACTCCGGGGTCAGGAAATCCTTAGGCAATGAATCGGTAAGAATCACATCGCTCTCCGGTAACACGCTGTCCAGGCTCGTATGAAAGGTATAGCCCGGGTGATTGCCGCTGGCCATCTCATGACCTGGCGTGCATACATGATGGAACGAGAGATTCAGGGCTTGCGCCGCCTCCAGCCAAGTTCTTGATATATTGCCGGGCGGTCCAACGAAGGTGTAGGACAACTCCTGGTAGTTGTCCCGGAGGCTGCGCAGAGCATACAGGTCAGCCAGAATCTCACAGGGGTGATTACGTGCAGTCATCGCATTAATAACGGGAACAGAGGCGTAGGCGGACAACTCCTCCAGTTTGCAAAGGTCAGGTGTTCTGGCAATGATGCCATCCCCCCAGTTCTCCAGGTAGCGGACGATATCGCCCGGCGCTTCTTTCTTGTCGAGC is a window encoding:
- a CDS encoding ornithine carbamoyltransferase; translated protein: MHFLNINQLTSEQILDIFELTDRLRLRKSEPLLEGKTMILFFPETSLRTRVSFEKGIRDLGGACITFPPETLDKKEAPGDIVRYLENWGDGIIARTPDLCKLEELSAYASVPVINAMTARNHPCEILADLYALRSLRDNYQELSYTFVGPPGNISRTWLEAAQALNLSFHHVCTPGHEMASGNHPGYTFHTSLDSVLPESDVILTDSLPKDFLTPEYISTYQITLDRMKQTRPGALLNPCPPFFRNEEVSEEVIASPYFAGFGFKKSLIYVQQAILIYCLSH
- a CDS encoding DUF5050 domain-containing protein — translated: MKALHLLSRKTGVLLLVLLLASLGTVGGGRQSHTAAAAASTKSYVYYVSNDVLYRVTTDGSETQKIAENYDGNGLDSTGKYLYFYYDGAMGIQRLSLSDPDALITNFLGDRNILFYLFDGPYLYFLDDTGHIYRTLADADDDSQLTLIADNADVNFRTFDVLSGRIYYNALKNNTTWVASRSRDGSGVIQWIASGAIQKSKFYHPYATTINLMIDNKPTETEYSLNSMLLYTLPLSGGAPKAANPNNPLESNAAIAGTWSDHYFLFNKGIKVDATGDELDYNTGKGFLMDKNGKILQLSQNSVISISEIATNKLVYADSKGKAYISTLANGKIISSKPLPLSNIQDIRTVRNGSALTTVLFTAADAYLLNADLSLTKLSGVESDYSVITDNIPGLYYINGLDNDCLYRYSNDGKTKIKLSTGPVSYLALVSAK